The Stigmatella erecta genome window below encodes:
- a CDS encoding zf-HC2 domain-containing protein has translation MSEALSRYQSRRQQLTGASLSVGSTLEIAGELLRRSEALGTEGVKPALLALSPSQLETWLSGLKPGDLRSTLLRAAEEAIEVALGDGEEAELWRASAMEGLGARDRVASALRALREWEGLHGELQGEAARLKAHFLQAIGNIDTALLPRARWFIPLNPYRREERGLLDEAERNRAWWFSARAHCDDLVASWVAPAAARSPHLESCSECREDLEEAATVDSPPSRHLSEEDLWRFDMGTLSGSERARIDAHAGQCEECAQALLALDAGDAAIEEALGQEAGASSARTSRAALPPRPGARHPEQREVLEERREFRVLLVRDRQRVRLLVSPLEDRTLTAAVFLSPGKPSLKPIPGPEGLSFELGESTGGLRSAHLSVKAGTVTLERDFSF, from the coding sequence ATGAGTGAAGCACTCTCGCGTTATCAGTCGCGGCGCCAGCAGCTCACGGGGGCTTCCCTGTCCGTGGGAAGCACGCTGGAGATCGCCGGGGAGCTCCTTCGCCGGAGCGAGGCCCTGGGCACCGAAGGGGTCAAGCCCGCGCTGCTCGCCCTGAGCCCCTCCCAGCTTGAGACCTGGCTGAGCGGCCTGAAGCCGGGGGACTTGCGGTCCACCCTGCTGCGCGCCGCGGAAGAGGCGATCGAGGTGGCGCTGGGGGACGGCGAGGAGGCGGAGCTGTGGCGCGCTTCGGCGATGGAGGGCCTGGGGGCGCGGGATCGCGTGGCCTCCGCGCTCCGGGCGCTGCGGGAGTGGGAGGGGCTTCATGGGGAGCTTCAGGGCGAGGCCGCGCGGCTCAAGGCCCACTTTCTCCAGGCCATTGGCAACATCGACACCGCGCTCCTGCCCAGGGCCCGCTGGTTCATCCCCTTGAACCCGTACCGCCGCGAGGAGCGTGGCCTGCTCGATGAGGCGGAGCGGAACCGGGCCTGGTGGTTCTCCGCGCGCGCGCACTGCGATGACCTGGTGGCCTCCTGGGTGGCGCCGGCCGCCGCGCGCTCCCCGCACCTGGAGAGCTGCTCCGAGTGCCGTGAGGACCTGGAAGAGGCCGCCACCGTCGACAGCCCCCCGAGCCGCCACCTGAGCGAGGAGGACCTCTGGCGGTTCGACATGGGCACGCTCTCGGGCAGTGAGCGCGCCCGGATCGATGCCCACGCGGGGCAGTGTGAGGAATGTGCTCAGGCCCTCCTGGCGCTCGACGCGGGGGATGCGGCCATCGAGGAGGCGCTGGGCCAGGAGGCGGGAGCCTCCAGCGCGCGGACCTCGCGTGCGGCCCTTCCTCCCCGGCCGGGTGCCCGCCATCCCGAGCAGCGCGAGGTGCTCGAGGAGCGGCGCGAGTTTCGCGTGCTCCTGGTGCGGGATCGGCAACGGGTGAGGCTGCTGGTGTCCCCCTTGGAGGACCGCACCCTGACCGCCGCGGTGTTTCTCAGCCCGGGCAAGCCGTCGCTCAAGCCCATCCCGGGGCCCGAGGGGCTGTCCTTCGAGCTAGGCGAGAGCACGGGCGGCCTGCGCTCCGCCCACCTCTCGGTGAAGGCGGGGACCGTCACGCTGGAGCGGGACTTCTCGTTCTGA
- a CDS encoding PaaI family thioesterase has protein sequence MSTPPARPTQEQLDRFAEQFTQSQTLRYLGVRLSFPEGRKAVITMPEVRPEHLGGLGTTAVNGAIISALFDLAIGCTPALVDPTRRCATLQISVSFQRPLVGKSIEAEAEIDSHGKSTLFASARIRDDQGNICARAQGVVRISTLPWASGESPAVN, from the coding sequence ATGTCCACTCCCCCCGCCCGGCCCACCCAGGAGCAGCTGGACCGCTTCGCAGAACAGTTCACCCAGAGCCAGACCCTGCGTTACCTGGGCGTCCGGCTCTCCTTCCCGGAGGGCCGCAAGGCCGTCATCACCATGCCCGAGGTGCGCCCCGAGCACCTGGGAGGCCTGGGCACCACGGCCGTCAACGGCGCCATCATCTCCGCCCTGTTCGACCTGGCCATCGGCTGCACGCCCGCGCTGGTGGATCCCACCCGGCGCTGCGCCACCTTGCAGATCTCCGTCAGCTTCCAGCGCCCGCTGGTGGGCAAGTCCATCGAGGCGGAAGCCGAGATCGACTCCCATGGGAAGAGCACCCTCTTCGCCTCCGCCCGCATCCGGGATGATCAGGGCAACATCTGCGCCCGCGCCCAGGGGGTGGTGCGCATCTCCACCCTCCCGTGGGCCTCTGGCGAGAGCCCCGCGGTCAACTGA